Part of the Labilibaculum antarcticum genome, AATAAATACGTCAGAGCTTCAGAATAGAGTTTCTTTTTATAATATATTACTCCTAGGTTATGATATAATTGCGATTCCCATTTTGAACCATTTACTATATCAATCAGAGATAATGATTTCTTATAATAATTTTCCGCCTTAATTAAATCTTCATAATCATTATAAATATTTCCTTTGTTAATGTAAATTGGAATTAATTTATTTGAATTTTGACTATACTCAGCAATAGTAAAAATCTCTGCTTCATTATAAAACTCTATAGCCCTTTTTCTATCTCCAACTCGATTCAGTAAAACACCAAAGTTTACGTAAGTTCTATAAATCAAATTTTTATCAGACAAACCTCCCTTATTAATAGTAAGTATCGCATTCTCGAAAGATTGAATTGAAAAATCAAATTCACCCTTCTTTAAAAATCCAACCGCTCTATCAAACTGCACTTGCAGTAATGAATCAGGGTTCACTTTTTCAACTGGGAAATGCTTTTCTAAGTCTGAATTAGACTTAGAATTAGTGCTCCCACTAAAGAGAAAGAGAAGAAAAAGAGGAAAAAGAGGATAAATAAGAATTTTTTTTAGAAAATTTTTCACGCTAGCGTAGAGTTTTATAATATTCTTATTAACAATTAATTACAAGGAAAACACAGGATTACAGAAGTCCAAATATAGACCTTTTTTTTATTTTTTATTAAAAAAATTCTGTTTTCAGGGTTACCTTTTTCAAAAAAGGGGAATAAAGGGGTGTAATCAAAAAAACTTAAACAATCCAAATCTAACAAAAACAGATAGTAATGAAAAACTTTGAAATAGTATCCCAAGAAGAATTACAAAATATCAAAGGTGGTTATAACGAAATGACAGATACATGTACTCTTGATGACTGCATCGTTTAAATAAACTTATTGACCAAATCCAAATTTCCCAAGTAAACCTAGTATTGACCAATAAGACAAAATAGCATGAAAAATTTTGAAGTAGTATCTCAGGAAGAATTACAAAATATTAAAGGTGGTTATAACGAAATGACAGATACATGTACTCTTGATGATTGCATCGTTTAATAACCTATTTTGACCAAATCCAAATTTCCCAAGTAAACCTAGTATTGACCAATAAGACAAAATAACATGAAAAATTTTGAAGTAGTATCTCAGGAAGAATTACAAAATATCAAAGGTGGTTATAACGAAATGACAGATACATGTACTCTTGATGACTGCATCGTTTAAATAAACTTATTGACCAAATCCAAATTTCCCAAGTAAACCTAGTATTGACCAATAAGACAAAATAGCAATGAAAAATTTTGAAGTAGTATCTCAGGAAGAATTACAAAATATTAAAGGTGGTTATAACGAAATGACAGATACATGTACTCTTGATGACTGCATCGTTTAAATAAACTTATTGACCAAATCCAAATTTCCCAAGTAAACCTAGTATTGACCAATAAGACAAAATAACATGAAAAATTTTGAAGTAGTATCTCAGGAAGAATTAAAAAATATCAAAGGTGGTTATAACGAAATGACAGATACATGTACTCTTGATGACTGCATCGTTTAAATAAACTTATTGACCAAATCCAAATTTCCCATAAAATATTTTATTCATAAAATTAGTACGTTTTGTTTTTAGTAGTGTAAAAACATAAAACTAATTGACTCTAATATTAAGACCAAATTCATTTGCATGGAGAAACGTCCTACATATAAAGAACTGGAACAGTTGCTTGCAGAAGAAAAAGCGAAAACTGCCAAGGCAGAAGAGCTTAAAAATTCTTTTTTGGCAAACATGTCGCACGAAATTCGAACACCCATGAATGCAATTATCGGTGCTTCAGAATTATTGCGTGATGATTCCCTTTCTAAAATTGAGCGCAATGAATTTACCTGCATTCTTAATTCCAGCAGTAAAGAATTATTAGATTTATTCAACCGAATACTTGAACTCTCCCAATTGGAAAGTGGCTCTATGAATTTCCATGAATCGGAACTTTCTATTCACTCTTTGTTCATTCAATTGTATTCTATATTCGGACAAAACATTAGCGAATCTCAGAAAAATTTAATCCTAAATTTTACTGAAGATGTTCAAGAAATTAAAATATTTACAGACCTTGACAAATTAACAAAGGTTCTAACATACCTCCTCGAAAATGCAGTTAAATTTACTGATAAAGGAGAAATTGATTTTGGTTGTGCAATTCAGGACAGAAATAATATTCTTTTCTATGTAAAAGATACTGGTCCTGGGATTAGCGTAGAAGAACAAAAAACAATATTTAAAAAATTCACTCAGGTGGATAATTCCTACACTCGAATTTATTCTGGTGCCGGATTAGGTTTAAGTTTATGCAAAGAAATTGTAAATCTTTTAGGTGGCAAATTATTTATTGATTCGCATCTCGGGCAAGGTTCCATTTTTTACTTTACAATTCCTCTTAAATTTTCGGAATCTAACATTTTACTTAAAGAAAAAATAGAAGCTATTTTAAAGCTTAATATTAACGATATATATTCTTTATCTACTATAAAAAAGAATATTGCTATTTAGAAAAATTACTAGGTAATATAAAAGGAGCTTGCTGGTCACAAGCTCCTTTTTTTATTTTGTTTTAAAAGATATTTCTTTCAGATTAAGTAGGAGATCCAATACGATTGTTAGTATCAATAAATTAAATTTTTGATCCCAGTCGGTAAGAAATCCAAAACAAGCCACAATCATAAACAAGATATTTGCCAAACGCAGAACATCCATTATCTTGAAAATTTTTACACTGGCATAATTTAGCGTACTAAATCGGTAAACTACGTTTAAAAGAAGTCCCAGACTTAAAACAGCCAATCCATAAGCTTCCCCTTGCAGTATAAATAATGCGCCAACAATAATTAGTATTGTTGCAACGGTATAAACAATTGGTAAAATTTTATTCATTTATTTTCAATATTAAAACAGACGTTCAGGATCACTATATTTACTTTTACCCAAATGTGAATACGCCAAAGGAGTAACTTCTCTTCCGCGAGGAGTACGTTTAATAAACCCTTCTTTTATTAAAAAAGGTTCGTAAACCTCCTCTATCGTACCGCTATCTTCTCCAACAGCAGTAGCAATAGTTGAAATTCCTACGGGACCTCCATTAAACTTGTCAATCATCGTATTTAGAATTCGATTATCCATCTCATCCAAACCATGTTTATCAATACTCAATGCTTCCAAAGAAAATTGAGTTATACTTAAATCAATATTTCCATTTCCTTTTACCTGTGCAAAATCGCGAACTCTTCGCAAAAGTGCGTTTACAATTCTAGGAGTTCCTCTGCTTCTTGAGGCAATTTCACCAGCTGCTTCTTGAGTAATTTCAACATCTAGTATTTTAGCAGAACGCTCTACAATTTTAGTTAAAACAGGAAGGTCGTAATACTCTAAGTGACAATTAATTCCAAAACGTGCACGTAAAGGTGCCGTTAATAAACCTGAACGAGTTGTAGCACCAATTAAAGTAAAAGGATTTAATTCAAGTTGGATGGAACGCGCAGCGGGCCCCTTATCAATCATTATATCTATCTTGAAGTCTTCCATAGCAGAGTATAAATACTCCTCTACAATCGGACTTAAACGATGAATTTCGTCAATAAACAACACATCATTCACTTCAAGATTGGTTAAAAGCCCTGCAAGATCTCCTGGTTTATCCATTACCGGACCCGAAGTAATTTTTAATCCTACTCCCAATTCATTCGCTAAAATATTTGAAAGTGTAGTTTTTCCCAATCCAGGAGGTCCATGAAGCAATACATGATCCAAGGCCTCTTCACGCATTTTTGCAGCTTTAACAAATATACTTAGGTTTTCAACCGTCTTTTTTTGACCACGAAAGTCATTAAATTCAAGAGGTCTTAACTTCTTTTCATATTCTTTTTCGTTTTCTGAAAAATTATTTTCTCTGATATCCAGGTGATCTTCCATTAGAAGCAAGATTTGACTACATCATTTTAAATGATGCAGTGATTTATACAAAAAAGAGTTACGAATTTCATTTGAAATTTATCTAAATCAGAATTAAAGCCTTTTAGATAAAATTGAAGTTGCAAATTTATTTAAAGATTCAGACTTTCGAGCATTTTAAACAAATTATCAATTTCAAAAGGTTTTGCGATGTGTCCATTCATGCCATTTTGAAGACACTTTTCTTCATTGGCAATCATGATATCTGCTGTTAGGGCAATAATTGGAATGTCTTGTCCATTCACCAAACTACGTATGATTTTCGTCGCTTCTAATCCATCCATTTCCGGCATCATGATATCCATCAAGATAAAGTCATATTTGCCTTCTTTGAACTTCTGGATAGCTTCAATTCCATTATTGGCCACATCAAGCAAGTAACCATATCGTCTTAAAGTAAATTTAACAACGGTTTGATTTAGCTTATTATCCTCAACTAATAAAATGGAATAGTTTTTTTTTTCCCAGCTCATACTCTGTTCATGCATTTTTCAATAGTATGCAAGATAATAAAATCATTGTAGAAATAAGAATTCGATAAACTATTCACTGAATTCTTAATCTTGAATAGAGAGAGTAATTAACGCTTATCAACAAGTCTATTATTATTATTTGTTTTTTAAAATTTCTTAAAAGAATATGATGATTATAATATCCTGTTAATACTGTTGGTAAGAGTTTCGTTATTTTATTGATTTTTTTAATTAAATGATCCTAGTAACAGGAAATTAACAGCTATTGTTAATTTTATGAGGTGTGATTACCAGTGAAGTAATAAGGTTATTAACATGTTGTTGATAACCTTGTGTATTGATAAAAAAGTAAGTTATTTATATTAACAGTCTGTTGATAACCTGTTGGGAGATGTTAATCTGTAAATGAAAAGTAAAGTTGGAATGAGTTATTTTTTTTTCTATACAATCATGAAATTGGATCATCCTAAGAAAAGATTGTAAAATTTAGTAAGGAAAAATCAACAGTATGTTAACTGAATGTGAACAAAATTGTTAATAGCAAGTATGAGTTGGTGTAAGTGTTAGACAATCAGAGTGATTGTGTCTTTTTGAAAGGGGGTTTTTTAAGAATATTTTAAAATCTGAATTTATGTATCAAATGAGTAATTTTACTTAGTTTTGTAGCCTTAAATAACGAATAATTTGTAGCATATTATAAAGAATAGATTAAAAATTCAAAATTTATTAATCTGCTTTTTTGAAAATTTTAGAGAAATGAAAAAAATAAAAGTTGCGATTGCTGCCGATCATGCGGGATATCAGTTCAAGAATAAACTGGGCGAATTTTTAAAAGAAAATGGTTATTTGGTAACTGATTTTGGAACCAATTCAGAGGCAAGTATGGATTATCCTGATACAGCGCATCCATTGGCTGCTGCTGTTGCGGCAGAAGAATTTGATTTTGGATTTACTCTTTGTGGAAGTGGTAATGGCATTACAATGACTGCGAACAAGCATCAAAAGATACGTGCTGCTTTGTGTTGGAATTCTGAAATAGCTGAATTGGCAAGATTGCATAACAATGCAAATGTGTGTGGAATTCCTGCTCGTTTTATTTCCTATGAGGAGGTTGAGAAAATTGCGAAAATATTTTTATCCACTGAATTTGAGGGTGGTAGGCATCAAAATAGAATTGATAAAATCCCTTTAAAATAGCCCATTATACTTTTTAATAAACAAAATCTAAATAAGGAATTAAAGAATTAAAGATGCTTAATTAGTAGTAAATATGATTATATTTGTGCTGATTATTAGATGAATGTGAGAGTAAAATTAAAGAGAAAAGATGTTATCGAATACCTGTAAATATGCAATACGTTCAGTAATTTATTTGTCCCTGAACGGCACAGAAGGAAAAAAAATTGGAATCAAAAAGATTTCTGAAGATTTAGAAATTCCTACCCCATTTTTGGGTAAAATATTGCAAAGTTTAGCCAAACAAAAATTACTTACTTCGACAAAAGGACCACATGGTGGTTTTGGAATGGGAAAAAAACCATCTGAAATTACTTTGATGAATATTGTGGAAATTGTTGATGGGTTAGATATGTTTGAGAATTGTTTAATTGGTATGAGACCTTGTAAAACGCCTACAAATAATCAATCCCCTTGTCCGGTTCATAACCAGTTTGGAAGTATTCGGAAAACCATTTATGAATTATTTAACGGTAAAACTATTGGTCAATTAATAGATGAAATGGGAACAGCAGAAGAATTTATTAGTTTATAATATTTTCTTTAAAAAAGATATTTTATTCAAGGGCTTACTGTTTAGCAGTAAGTCCTTTTGTTTTTTTAACCAAGAATACATTATTGTGGCAAAAACTCCTCCTAAAACATCAGCGGTTAAATCCCAATAATCGCCACTTCTATTTATAAAATAATATTGCTGAAGAAATTCGATAAGGCCTCCGTAAATTGCTATTAATAGAAGAATGATTCCGGTTATAGTTATCCGTTTTAATTTCGTTTGAATACTAAGTTCGGCAAATAGAAAGATTCCCATCACAAAGAACATTCCGAAATGAACAATTTTATCGAAGTGAGGTATTGCTATTAATGAGGTTTTGGGAAGATCATTTCCAGGAATAGAGCAAAGAATGAAAATTACCATTGCCCAGATAATATTTCTCCAAAATAATTTAGTATTCATAATGTTATTTAGATTTTAGTCCAAAGGTAATACGCATTTTTTAGATTTTTATTTTTTACATGGAATACTTTCTATTATTGTAGAAGAAGATAGATAAAAAAAAGAGACCATTTTGATCTCTTTTTAATATGTATGTGGTTTACTAATTAGTACTTTTTTAAGCTTCCTAAAAAGGAAATATCACTGGTGACTTTAGGTTCTCCTTTGTATTTAACTGAGCCAATTCCTGAAATACTTACCCGAAGATCATCTTCAACACAAACTTTACCACTTCCAACTCCGCTAATATCAATACTGCCTCGTTTTACAATTAAATCGTAGGCACTAACACTTCCTGCCCCCGAAATATCAATGGAAACCTCGTCGCATTTACCAGCTAATTTAATACTTGAAGCACCACTATTATCAATCCTTAATCGGTTTGCTGTAAGTTCTAAATCGGCAGAAGATGCTCCGTTTATTTCAATATCCAACTCGTCGAAACGAAGCATTTGATCGCTTTTTAAGGAAATTGCACCATTGGCTTTTAATCCGCTAAGATGTTTAAAACCGATGTATAATTTCATTTCTTTCGATTTGTAGATACTTTTTTCTGTAGAGATATAAAGTACATCACCCTTTACTTTGGATTTAATAATATCCAGAAGATTTTCATCTGCGACAACCTTTAAACTGTAATCATCATCCTGCGAAAGGTAAATGGTAAAAGCTCCACTCACTTTAATGGTTTCGAAATTGCCAACTTCTCTTTCCTCGGTTTGAACATTACCATTGCCTTTTATTCCATCAGCCTGAGCAGGTAGAATGGCTAAAAAACCGATGAATAAAATTAATACCGGAGAAACTATTCTTTTAATTAGATTCATAATTATAATTTTTTGGTATTGGTTCAATTTAGCTTTGTTACTATAAAGACGTGTTAGGATTGCAAGTGTTGCATTTCTGTGAAATAGGTCTTTAATTTTAAGTAACAAAAGTTAGTGAGTTTTTTAATTATTTTCTCATCGTAGAGGAATTTTTATGAAATGAATCTACCTTGCAGAAAAATAGATTGATATGTCGGGAGTATATTTTCACATTCCATTTTGTAAACAACTTTGCCATTATTGTGCTTTTCACAAGAGTATTTCATTGCAGGCAAAAGATGATATGTTGGAATGCTTAAAGCAGGAATTAAAACTTAGAAAAGGATATTTAGGAGATACATCTTTAAATACCATTTATTTTGGAGGAGGAACACCTTCAGTGTATCAACCCAAGGAAATTGAATCGTTAATTGATGAAGTGGCGAAGTATTTCACCATTGATTTGGATGCGGAAATTACCTTGGAAGCAAATCCTGATGATCTCACCGAAAGCTATCTGAAGGAGCTGTGTAAAACCGGGGTAAACAGACTTAGTGTGGGTATTCAATCATTTCATGATGAAGATTTGATTCTAATGAACAGAAGACATACCGGTAAAGAGGCATTTGATGCTATTCGCAGGGCACAGGATTTCGGTTTTGATAATATATCAGTGGATCAAATTTATGGTGTTCCTGGCTTGAGTATGGAGAAATGGAAGGAGAATTTAGATCTGGTTTTTGACTTGAATGTTCAGCACATATCCTCCTATCATTTAATGTATGATCCGAATACTATTTTTACGAAAAAACTGGAAAAAGGACAGCTGGTCGAGATGGATGAAGAAGAGAGTTTTGCGCAGTTTACTTATTTGATTGAGGCAGCCCGAAAACATGGTTTTATTCATTATGAAATTTCCAATTTTTCGAAAGAAGGGTTTATTTCCAAACACAATTCGAGTTATTGGAAACAGAAAAAATACCTGGGAATTGGACCATCGGCTCATTCATACAATTTGGAAGAAAGAGAGTGGAATATTGCTCACAATTATAAATACATAAAAGCAATAAAAGAAGGCGGGAGTTTTTCTGAAAAGGAAGAACTTAGTGAATTCGATCGGTATAACGAGTTTGTCTTGACTTCGCTCAGAACTTATTGGGGAATGGATTTAGAATTGGTACGTAATCATTTTGGAGAAAAGCTTTATCAACACTGCGTATCAAAATCTGAAAAATATCTTTTATCAGATCACATGCGAAAAGAAGACAACAGAATTATTTTAAATGATAAAGGCGTTTTTGTATCCAACGATATTATGTCGGACTTTTTTTGGGTAGAAGATGAATAATAGAATAGTAAAACATGCGTTACTAGAATATAAACAATCCTTTTTTATATGAAATCATTACTGACTTTTATAGCTCTTTTTCTTACAATTGGAACCACGTCGGTATTTTCACAAACCGATACGGTTCAGATTTTATCACCCAATCATTTTAATCAGGTTTTACAGCTAAATCCTGATGTGGAATTAATTGATGTAAGCAGTAAAAAGGAATTTAAAAAAGGACACATTAAAGGAGCTCGTTTGGCTCAGAATTCGGAAGACTTGTATCGATTAATTGATTCTCTCGGGACATCGAAAGTGTACTTGCTTTATTGCAAGTATGGGGAGAGAAGCATTGATGCGGGGAAAATAATCTACGAAAAGTATAAGATCTCTGTTTGTTCTCTGGAAGGAGGATTAGACGCCTGGTTGCAAAGTGGCTTTGGAATGGAATAAGTGCCTTCCAGATAGCTAAAAAACACTTCTCGATGCTAAAAAGGGCCTTCTTATAGGTATAAATCGCCTTCCCAATGCTAAAAAGCGACTCTTTGTCAGACAAAGCGGATTCTTGGACCCCCAAAGTGAATTCTTGATGGTTATAAGTGACTCTTTGTCAGATAAAACAGCTTCTTAATGCCTCAAAATGAATTCTTAACGACTCCAAATGCTTTTCCGATGTTTAAAAAGTAAAAGGCAGATCCCCCAAAGATCTGCCTTTCCTGATTATCTGTATTTATAGTGAACTATTCAACAATAGTAGTCCCGTTATAAGATTTGTTTAAAGCATCTGACAACCAAGTCGGTTTTGCTGTACCAGCACCTGCACCTGTTGCATTAGCACTTTCTGTAATGCTTAATCCAGCAACAGCTTTAGTATCGTTACCAGTTCCCATCTCTACAAATTTAACATCGGTAATTGTAATATCACCAGCATTAATTCTTGCAGCAGCGTCAGCATCGCTTGAAGAAGTGTAAAAATAAGCTTGGCCTTTATCAGCAGCCAATCCACCAATTACAATGTTGGTGATTGTCATCTTTCCAGCTCCTTCTTTCATATAAAATGGTTTTTCGCCCATTCCATAAACAGTAAGGTTGTTTAAAGTAGCATTAGTCATTGGAGTCGCAGCACCGTTATCACCGTTGTTAGATCCTTCAATACCTGATTTGGTAGAATTGATAGAGATCCAGTACTCACCGGTTCCATTCCATCCGTCAGCAAAATCGATTCCATCGTCTTCGCTATCAACAGATACCAAGTGAGAAGCATTTACTGTTCCACCGAAGAATTCCATTCCGTCATCACCACCTTTAAAAGAGACTACATAATCGATAGTAGTACCAGATCCAACACCGAAAAGAGAAAGACCGTTGAATTCTTTGGTATCGGTATATTTATAGCCAGTATATTCTAAACGCAGGTAAGTAAGGCTTCCTGAATTGTCATCAGCAAGATCGCCACCATAAGTTAAACCGGAAACCTCAGCACCAGCACTTGCATCAGCTTTGTTGGTAGGAGCATATCCACAAATAACCAATCCACCCCAAGCTTCAGCTTCCTGCTTAGCACAAGTCATAACAACAGGAGCATCAGCAGTACCATTCACATTAATTTTAGCACCTTGTTCAACTGCAATGTAACGTACATCTGTGTTTTCTGGAGTTACTTCAGAAGCGATAATAACTGTTCCTGCAGGAATCGTTAAGCTGGCACCATTTTTAACGATTACAGCACCATCTAAAATGTAGATGTTATTTGCATCCAATACAAGATCGGTTGTGATATCACCTTTGAAAGATACATTTGCAACTACAGCATCACCAAAAACAGTGGTTGTAGCATCAACAGTATTCAATGCATTTGGCATCCAGTCTGGCTTGTTTACGCCATTACCAGCACCATTAGCTTCCACATTTTCGCCAATGGTTAAGCCTGCAACACCTTTGCTTTGACCCGCTTTCATATCTACAAAATTTGCGTTGGTAATTACAATATCACCAGCATTAATTCTTGCAGCAGCATCAGCGTCATCCGAAGAAGTATAAAAGAAAGCCTGAGCTTTATCCTCAATTAAACCACCAATTACGATATTGTTGATGTTCATTTTACCAGCACCTTCTTTCATGTAAAATGGTTTTTCGCCCATTCCATAAACAGTAAGGTTATTTAAAGTAGCATCAGTCATTGGTGTAGCACCTCCGTTATCACCGTTGTTAGATCCTTCGATACCTGATTTTGCAGAATTGATAGACACCCAGTATTCACCAGTACCTGACCATCCGTCAGCAAAATCGATACCGTCATCTTCACTGTCAACAGAAACCAGGTGAGAAGCATTAACAGTTCCACCAAAGAACTCCATACCATCATCACCACCTTTGAAAGAAACAACATAGTCGATTACAGTTCCAGCACCTACACCGAACAGAGAAAGACCGTTGAATTCTTTTGTATCCGTATATTTATAGCCAGTGTATTCCAAACGTAAATACTCAACTACACCTGAGTTATCGTTTGGTTTGTCTCCACCATAAGTTAAACCGGA contains:
- the hemW gene encoding radical SAM family heme chaperone HemW, producing MSGVYFHIPFCKQLCHYCAFHKSISLQAKDDMLECLKQELKLRKGYLGDTSLNTIYFGGGTPSVYQPKEIESLIDEVAKYFTIDLDAEITLEANPDDLTESYLKELCKTGVNRLSVGIQSFHDEDLILMNRRHTGKEAFDAIRRAQDFGFDNISVDQIYGVPGLSMEKWKENLDLVFDLNVQHISSYHLMYDPNTIFTKKLEKGQLVEMDEEESFAQFTYLIEAARKHGFIHYEISNFSKEGFISKHNSSYWKQKKYLGIGPSAHSYNLEEREWNIAHNYKYIKAIKEGGSFSEKEELSEFDRYNEFVLTSLRTYWGMDLELVRNHFGEKLYQHCVSKSEKYLLSDHMRKEDNRIILNDKGVFVSNDIMSDFFWVEDE
- a CDS encoding bacteriocin, producing the protein MKNFEIVSQEELQNIKGGYNEMTDTCTLDDCIV
- a CDS encoding autotransporter outer membrane beta-barrel domain-containing protein, whose translation is MKKLLLAMLAISAITFSSCSNDDDVTPTPNPEPTGMFDSEDFKGEIKDGETYTMDATKTYKLSGAFLVQTGGTLTIPAGTRIEATATTAADADVRYIAVAQGAKINVNGTATAPVVMTCVKKESEAWGGLVICGYAPTNKSDASAGAEVSGLTYGGDKPNDNSGVVEYLRLEYTGYKYTDTKEFNGLSLFGVGAGTVIDYVVSFKGGDDGMEFFGGTVNASHLVSVDSEDDGIDFADGWSGTGEYWVSINSAKSGIEGSNNGDNGGATPMTDATLNNLTVYGMGEKPFYMKEGAGKMNINNIVIGGLIEDKAQAFFYTSSDDADAAARINAGDIVITNANFVDMKAGQSKGVAGLTIGENVEANGAGNGVNKPDWMPNALNTVDATTTVFGDAVVANVSFKGDITTDLVLDANNIYILDGAVIVKNGASLTIPAGTVIIASEVTPENTDVRYIAVEQGAKINVNGTADAPVVMTCAKQEAEAWGGLVICGYAPTNKADASAGAEVSGLTYGGDLADDNSGSLTYLRLEYTGYKYTDTKEFNGLSLFGVGSGTTIDYVVSFKGGDDGMEFFGGTVNASHLVSVDSEDDGIDFADGWNGTGEYWISINSTKSGIEGSNNGDNGAATPMTNATLNNLTVYGMGEKPFYMKEGAGKMTITNIVIGGLAADKGQAYFYTSSSDADAAARINAGDITITDVKFVEMGTGNDTKAVAGLSITESANATGAGAGTAKPTWLSDALNKSYNGTTIVE
- a CDS encoding VanZ family protein; translated protein: MNTKLFWRNIIWAMVIFILCSIPGNDLPKTSLIAIPHFDKIVHFGMFFVMGIFLFAELSIQTKLKRITITGIILLLIAIYGGLIEFLQQYYFINRSGDYWDLTADVLGGVFATIMYSWLKKQKDLLLNSKPLNKISFLKKIL
- the ruvB gene encoding Holliday junction branch migration DNA helicase RuvB, which encodes MEDHLDIRENNFSENEKEYEKKLRPLEFNDFRGQKKTVENLSIFVKAAKMREEALDHVLLHGPPGLGKTTLSNILANELGVGLKITSGPVMDKPGDLAGLLTNLEVNDVLFIDEIHRLSPIVEEYLYSAMEDFKIDIMIDKGPAARSIQLELNPFTLIGATTRSGLLTAPLRARFGINCHLEYYDLPVLTKIVERSAKILDVEITQEAAGEIASRSRGTPRIVNALLRRVRDFAQVKGNGNIDLSITQFSLEALSIDKHGLDEMDNRILNTMIDKFNGGPVGISTIATAVGEDSGTIEEVYEPFLIKEGFIKRTPRGREVTPLAYSHLGKSKYSDPERLF
- a CDS encoding rhodanese-like domain-containing protein translates to MKSLLTFIALFLTIGTTSVFSQTDTVQILSPNHFNQVLQLNPDVELIDVSSKKEFKKGHIKGARLAQNSEDLYRLIDSLGTSKVYLLYCKYGERSIDAGKIIYEKYKISVCSLEGGLDAWLQSGFGME
- a CDS encoding response regulator; this translates as MSWEKKNYSILLVEDNKLNQTVVKFTLRRYGYLLDVANNGIEAIQKFKEGKYDFILMDIMMPEMDGLEATKIIRSLVNGQDIPIIALTADIMIANEEKCLQNGMNGHIAKPFEIDNLFKMLESLNL
- a CDS encoding sensor histidine kinase, with the translated sequence MEKRPTYKELEQLLAEEKAKTAKAEELKNSFLANMSHEIRTPMNAIIGASELLRDDSLSKIERNEFTCILNSSSKELLDLFNRILELSQLESGSMNFHESELSIHSLFIQLYSIFGQNISESQKNLILNFTEDVQEIKIFTDLDKLTKVLTYLLENAVKFTDKGEIDFGCAIQDRNNILFYVKDTGPGISVEEQKTIFKKFTQVDNSYTRIYSGAGLGLSLCKEIVNLLGGKLFIDSHLGQGSIFYFTIPLKFSESNILLKEKIEAILKLNINDIYSLSTIKKNIAI
- a CDS encoding bacteriocin class II family protein codes for the protein MKNFEVVSQEELQNIKGGYNEMTDTCTLDDCIV
- a CDS encoding bacteriocin class II family protein codes for the protein MKNFEVVSQEELQNIKGGYNEMTDTCTLDDCIV
- a CDS encoding RrF2 family transcriptional regulator; amino-acid sequence: MLSNTCKYAIRSVIYLSLNGTEGKKIGIKKISEDLEIPTPFLGKILQSLAKQKLLTSTKGPHGGFGMGKKPSEITLMNIVEIVDGLDMFENCLIGMRPCKTPTNNQSPCPVHNQFGSIRKTIYELFNGKTIGQLIDEMGTAEEFISL
- a CDS encoding bacteriocin, producing MKNFEVVSQEELKNIKGGYNEMTDTCTLDDCIV
- the rpiB gene encoding ribose 5-phosphate isomerase B, which translates into the protein MKKIKVAIAADHAGYQFKNKLGEFLKENGYLVTDFGTNSEASMDYPDTAHPLAAAVAAEEFDFGFTLCGSGNGITMTANKHQKIRAALCWNSEIAELARLHNNANVCGIPARFISYEEVEKIAKIFLSTEFEGGRHQNRIDKIPLK
- a CDS encoding bacteriocin class II family protein codes for the protein MKNFEVVSQEELQNIKGGYNEMTDTCTLDDCIV
- a CDS encoding head GIN domain-containing protein, which encodes MNLIKRIVSPVLILFIGFLAILPAQADGIKGNGNVQTEEREVGNFETIKVSGAFTIYLSQDDDYSLKVVADENLLDIIKSKVKGDVLYISTEKSIYKSKEMKLYIGFKHLSGLKANGAISLKSDQMLRFDELDIEINGASSADLELTANRLRIDNSGASSIKLAGKCDEVSIDISGAGSVSAYDLIVKRGSIDISGVGSGKVCVEDDLRVSISGIGSVKYKGEPKVTSDISFLGSLKKY